A single Pirellulaceae bacterium DNA region contains:
- a CDS encoding c-type cytochrome, producing MSIFHFNSAIAEGSITRPLMDRKSLLAVLFLLALAATNRVAAQEANWIWSADQVQGEIPAGDGFFRKQLMVDNVEQATLTITADDRYDLYLNGRLVGNGRSTGQMEQYDISKLLIRGNNVVAVRVTNLVAGHAALAARMYVKSKGKSWQNYSTDATWRCSTLAAEGWQRTGFDDSTWKSARVLGLLGETAPWDRDPETNSKQTTTEDGRFKINAEFVVKEILDSEKVGSLINMAFNEFGHIIAAQESGPLLLIYDSDKDGIPDKTREYCNTVHGIQGILPLNGQVYVTGQGEEGHGVYRLTDEDHNGSIDRATRIVGFKGKFGEHGAHGLVFGPDGYIYCVLGNHVQYDGEFADSSPYKHMYEGDLIQPRMEDPGGHAAGVKAPGGSVIRFDTEGDRVELVAGGLRNAYDLILHPSGKIFAHDSDMEADEGAVWYRPTALYEIAQSGEYGWRSGWAAWPNYYFDRLPATLETGRGSPTGGCTYAHHMFPKRYHNSLFLADWSQGKILCVRLNDKDGPTSEVFIQGHPLNATDIAVGPDGALYFCTGGRGTKGGIYRISWKGKVPDSVKNLGSGLASALKQPQLDSAWARQAIAALKREMGNQWNTQISELVRNEQASPAQRTRALELMQLFGPAPTPLLLTELTTAANPEVRARAAALLGLAEANPLVSAELAKLLDDSDRQVQLEAAEALLRASYEVTATQLVPLLKSTDRRLSYTARQLLQRLPTQQWAAEMLDHGDQRVKLQSGLALVTVDPSRENCLQVLNSVQQMLGGFISDRNFIDVLRLTEVALHRGGLSAAAIPELTESLAKEYPVGDRILNRELFRILAFLNCQQIVPTAVATLQQDLPLEERMLTALHLSLMKHSWTTEQRYAIVKFFEQAIAADAGSSVPLYVMQLTRRLCKDLTLEEARVFVAEGARWPNAALVGLHHFPDRLTEEDLKLLKQVDMEIDQKGFEAEQYKRLRTGIVALLSQHGDDQSQAYLREAWVRSPERRQAIALGLAQFPSDENWDYLIRSFPVLETYAVAEVMQALLKIPAATDDSQAIRHVILHGLRMQADGQSPQSAVDLLNYWVHGEDAQISTEDIETQLTQWQQWFVQQYPDEPAAELPKLAGNSAWTIETLSEYLATSEGRRGNSDAGKLSFSKAKCADCHRLGAIGQSIGPDLTSVANRFTRKEMLEATLFPSHIISDQYRSQRVLTVDGQVYTGLLNESDSNVIVVRDSNLQEHTIAREDVEEMSISHTSMMPSGLLDQLTLAEIRDLMAFLGYVPEGVQQVAQQPPAKSTR from the coding sequence GTGTCGATCTTTCATTTCAACAGTGCAATAGCGGAAGGCTCGATTACCCGACCGCTGATGGATCGTAAGTCTCTGCTTGCAGTTCTATTTCTGCTTGCGTTGGCGGCGACGAACCGCGTCGCTGCGCAAGAGGCCAATTGGATTTGGTCGGCCGACCAGGTACAAGGCGAAATACCCGCAGGCGACGGGTTTTTCCGCAAGCAGTTGATGGTTGACAATGTCGAGCAAGCGACGCTCACGATCACGGCGGATGACCGTTACGATTTATATCTCAATGGTCGGTTGGTTGGTAACGGACGCTCGACGGGACAGATGGAGCAGTACGATATCAGTAAGCTGCTAATTCGAGGAAACAACGTTGTCGCCGTTCGCGTTACCAATCTGGTTGCGGGCCATGCGGCTTTGGCGGCGCGAATGTACGTCAAATCCAAGGGCAAGTCGTGGCAGAACTATTCAACAGATGCAACCTGGCGCTGCAGCACGCTGGCGGCCGAGGGTTGGCAGCGCACCGGCTTTGACGATTCGACATGGAAGTCTGCGCGTGTACTCGGACTGCTAGGCGAAACCGCACCTTGGGATCGCGATCCGGAGACTAACTCCAAACAGACGACCACCGAAGACGGTCGCTTCAAGATTAACGCAGAATTTGTAGTCAAAGAGATTCTGGATTCAGAAAAAGTCGGTTCGCTGATCAATATGGCCTTCAATGAATTTGGCCATATCATCGCCGCTCAAGAGTCTGGTCCACTGCTGTTGATTTACGACTCAGATAAAGATGGGATCCCAGATAAGACTCGCGAGTACTGCAATACAGTGCACGGCATTCAGGGCATTTTGCCTCTGAACGGTCAAGTGTATGTTACTGGCCAGGGGGAAGAAGGTCATGGCGTCTATCGCCTGACCGACGAAGATCACAATGGTAGCATTGATCGTGCCACGCGGATTGTGGGCTTCAAAGGCAAGTTTGGCGAACATGGCGCGCACGGTCTGGTGTTTGGGCCGGATGGCTACATCTATTGTGTTCTGGGTAATCACGTTCAGTACGATGGAGAATTCGCCGACTCCAGCCCTTACAAACACATGTACGAAGGGGACTTGATTCAACCACGAATGGAAGACCCAGGCGGACATGCTGCTGGTGTTAAAGCTCCCGGTGGTTCGGTCATTCGCTTCGATACCGAAGGTGATCGAGTTGAGTTGGTAGCTGGCGGACTGCGCAACGCCTACGACCTGATACTGCATCCAAGCGGCAAGATATTCGCGCACGACAGCGACATGGAAGCCGATGAAGGCGCTGTCTGGTATCGGCCCACCGCGCTTTACGAAATTGCTCAAAGTGGCGAATACGGCTGGCGCAGCGGATGGGCGGCTTGGCCAAACTACTATTTCGATCGCTTGCCAGCGACTTTAGAAACAGGTCGAGGTTCACCCACGGGTGGTTGCACGTATGCACATCACATGTTTCCCAAACGCTACCACAACAGCCTGTTCCTGGCAGATTGGTCGCAAGGCAAAATACTGTGTGTGCGGCTAAACGACAAAGACGGTCCAACCTCGGAAGTGTTTATTCAAGGTCATCCTCTCAATGCAACGGACATCGCCGTAGGCCCAGATGGCGCACTCTATTTTTGCACTGGTGGTCGCGGTACGAAAGGTGGCATCTATCGCATAAGTTGGAAAGGCAAAGTGCCCGACTCCGTAAAAAACCTGGGCAGTGGCTTGGCCAGCGCTCTCAAACAACCTCAACTCGATTCTGCTTGGGCACGACAGGCAATTGCTGCGCTCAAGCGGGAAATGGGTAACCAGTGGAATACTCAAATTTCTGAGCTGGTGCGCAACGAACAAGCCTCACCAGCCCAGCGCACTCGAGCGCTTGAGTTGATGCAGCTCTTCGGGCCAGCTCCTACGCCGCTGCTGCTAACCGAGCTGACCACCGCCGCGAATCCCGAAGTCCGCGCGCGAGCCGCCGCGCTGCTGGGGCTGGCCGAGGCCAATCCGCTGGTGAGCGCTGAGCTGGCGAAGCTACTGGACGACTCGGATCGCCAAGTGCAATTGGAAGCAGCCGAAGCGTTATTGCGAGCCAGCTATGAAGTGACCGCCACCCAGCTGGTGCCGCTGTTGAAAAGCACAGACCGCAGACTTTCCTACACTGCACGTCAACTATTACAGCGACTGCCTACTCAGCAGTGGGCGGCGGAAATGCTGGATCATGGCGACCAGCGTGTGAAGCTCCAGTCTGGTTTGGCATTGGTGACTGTCGATCCAAGTCGCGAAAATTGCTTGCAGGTACTAAACAGTGTTCAACAAATGTTGGGTGGATTTATTAGTGATCGCAACTTCATCGACGTTTTGCGTTTAACCGAGGTAGCGCTACATCGCGGTGGTCTGTCGGCAGCGGCCATTCCGGAGCTGACTGAATCTTTGGCTAAAGAATATCCGGTGGGCGATCGCATTCTGAATCGAGAGTTGTTCCGCATTTTAGCCTTTCTCAATTGCCAGCAGATCGTGCCTACCGCCGTTGCCACGTTGCAACAAGACTTGCCGTTGGAGGAGCGGATGCTGACAGCTTTGCATCTAAGTTTGATGAAGCATTCGTGGACTACCGAACAGAGATATGCGATTGTGAAATTCTTTGAACAGGCTATTGCCGCAGATGCGGGCAGTAGCGTTCCACTGTATGTCATGCAACTGACACGCCGATTGTGCAAGGACTTGACGTTGGAAGAGGCACGGGTCTTTGTAGCCGAGGGCGCTCGTTGGCCAAACGCTGCGCTGGTCGGTCTACATCATTTTCCTGATCGCCTAACGGAAGAGGATTTGAAGTTGCTCAAGCAAGTAGATATGGAGATCGACCAGAAGGGGTTCGAGGCCGAGCAATACAAGCGATTGCGAACAGGTATTGTTGCCCTACTATCGCAACACGGAGATGATCAGTCCCAAGCGTATCTACGCGAGGCATGGGTGCGTAGTCCAGAACGCAGGCAAGCAATAGCTCTGGGGTTAGCTCAGTTCCCAAGCGACGAGAATTGGGACTACTTAATTCGCAGCTTCCCTGTTCTGGAAACGTACGCGGTAGCAGAGGTCATGCAGGCGCTGCTAAAAATTCCGGCAGCTACGGACGACTCCCAAGCCATTCGACACGTCATCTTGCATGGTCTCAGAATGCAGGCCGATGGTCAGTCGCCGCAAAGCGCTGTGGATCTATTGAACTATTGGGTGCACGGCGAAGATGCTCAGATAAGCACTGAAGACATTGAGACTCAATTGACTCAGTGGCAGCAATGGTTCGTGCAACAATATCCCGATGAACCTGCCGCCGAACTACCCAAATTGGCAGGGAACTCGGCTTGGACTATCGAAACGCTCAGTGAATACCTGGCTACCAGCGAAGGTCGCCGAGGCAACAGCGATGCGGGCAAACTCAGCTTTTCGAAGGCCAAGTGCGCCGATTGTCATCGTCTGGGGGCGATTGGTCAGTCGATTGGCCCCGATCTAACATCAGTGGCCAATCGGTTTACTCGCAAAGAAATGCTCGAAGCAACTTTGTTCCCTTCGCATATCATTAGCGACCAATACCGATCGCAGCGGGTGTTGACTGTCGATGGACAAGTTTACACCGGACTTCTGAACGAAAGTGATTCGAATGTGATTGTAGTGCGCGATTCCAATTTGCAGGAGCACACTATCGCGCGGGAGGATGTCGAAGAAATGAGCATCAGCCACACCTCGATGATGCCCAGCGGTTTGCTGGATCAATTGACGCTCGCCGAGATTCGCGATCTGATGGCATTCTTGGGGTATGTACCTGAAGGCGTCCAGCAAGTTGCCCAGCAGCCGCCCGCTAAGAGCACTCGCTGA
- a CDS encoding DUF1501 domain-containing protein encodes MGQTNRTAVGGAAGNVLRCPGTLPRRSFLRTGAVGLTLADLLRAQATGSESSAVKSDKSMIVLWLWGGPSHLETFDMKPEAPLEYRGEFRPIRTNVSGIEICEHLPRLAARADRFSLIRSLSHDSPGHVNSTHTLVTAYPGELNEMPPYEPKHPNAWSVITKLLGQKRPDLPAHVANHVRYDGAAYLGHGLQPFLVTADPNLADFRVANVGIEKIARERFQTRAELLAKLDQFRRDLDTHGHMQARDQFNQSAIDMLVSDAALRAFDISQESDETRDRYGRNTIGQRCLLARRLVEAGVRLVTIDFPYVAGQKAKSWDDHASVWNIFDEMRVRLPVLDQVVSALIDDLHSRGMERDVLLLVMGEMSHTPLLSNYNGQPGREHWGKAMSVFMSGGGLQMGQVIGSTNARGEEPQSNPVTPNDFLATLYRAMGVPLETQFKDHSGRPVSIVPDGEPIQGLF; translated from the coding sequence ATGGGGCAGACGAATCGCACCGCAGTTGGCGGGGCTGCAGGCAATGTGCTGCGTTGCCCTGGGACATTGCCGAGACGCAGCTTCTTACGCACGGGGGCTGTAGGACTGACGCTCGCCGATTTGCTCCGAGCCCAAGCCACCGGCTCCGAATCCTCTGCGGTGAAATCCGATAAGTCAATGATCGTCTTGTGGTTGTGGGGCGGCCCCAGTCACTTGGAAACATTCGATATGAAACCCGAGGCACCGCTGGAGTATCGCGGTGAATTTCGGCCGATTCGTACCAATGTGTCGGGTATCGAAATCTGCGAACATTTGCCGCGATTGGCGGCCCGAGCAGACCGCTTTTCACTGATTCGCTCCCTGAGCCACGATAGTCCGGGGCATGTCAACAGCACGCATACGTTGGTGACCGCTTATCCGGGCGAACTGAACGAGATGCCCCCCTATGAACCCAAGCACCCCAATGCCTGGTCGGTTATCACCAAGCTGCTCGGTCAAAAACGCCCCGACCTGCCGGCGCACGTTGCCAATCACGTCCGCTACGATGGCGCCGCTTACCTGGGTCACGGGCTGCAACCCTTCTTGGTTACAGCCGATCCAAACTTGGCTGATTTTCGCGTCGCCAATGTGGGAATCGAAAAGATTGCCAGAGAGAGGTTTCAAACTCGTGCTGAACTGCTGGCTAAACTTGATCAGTTCCGACGCGACCTGGATACTCATGGACACATGCAGGCGAGAGATCAATTCAACCAAAGTGCTATCGACATGCTGGTTAGTGATGCAGCCCTCAGAGCCTTTGACATCTCGCAGGAGAGCGACGAAACTCGCGATCGCTATGGACGAAACACGATTGGCCAGCGGTGCCTACTGGCCCGTCGCTTGGTAGAAGCCGGCGTGCGGCTGGTCACGATTGATTTTCCGTATGTGGCGGGTCAGAAGGCGAAGAGCTGGGATGACCATGCTAGCGTCTGGAATATCTTTGATGAGATGCGTGTCCGCTTGCCCGTGTTGGACCAAGTCGTCTCCGCCCTGATTGATGATTTACATTCGCGCGGCATGGAACGCGACGTGCTACTGTTGGTTATGGGCGAGATGTCACACACGCCGCTGTTATCGAACTACAACGGTCAGCCGGGCCGCGAACATTGGGGCAAAGCCATGTCCGTTTTCATGTCTGGCGGCGGACTGCAGATGGGACAAGTCATCGGCTCGACTAACGCCAGGGGTGAAGAGCCGCAGAGCAACCCGGTAACTCCCAATGATTTCCTGGCCACGCTCTATCGCGCCATGGGCGTACCGTTGGAAACGCAATTCAAAGACCATTCCGGCCGCCCCGTGTCAATCGTGCCCGACGGCGAGCCAATTCAAGGACTTTTTTAG
- a CDS encoding 4a-hydroxytetrahydrobiopterin dehydratase translates to MEVISSEALKQKRCLPCEGGIEACPLDSATAQLQRLDGWRLTYDGKRIRKDWQLQNFMQGIRFFEQVAELAEAEGHHPDLHLEGYRHVWIEIWTHAIGGLSENDFILAAKIDGLRCERT, encoded by the coding sequence ATGGAAGTGATTTCTAGTGAAGCGCTAAAACAGAAGCGCTGCCTGCCCTGTGAAGGCGGCATCGAAGCCTGCCCGTTGGACTCGGCTACCGCCCAGCTCCAGCGACTCGATGGTTGGCGTTTGACTTACGATGGCAAGCGGATTCGCAAAGATTGGCAGCTGCAGAATTTCATGCAGGGCATCCGCTTCTTTGAGCAGGTAGCCGAGTTGGCTGAGGCCGAAGGGCATCATCCCGACTTGCACCTGGAAGGGTATCGCCACGTCTGGATCGAAATCTGGACGCATGCTATCGGTGGATTGAGCGAAAACGATTTTATCTTAGCCGCCAAGATCGACGGGCTACGATGTGAGCGTACTTAG